GTATAccaataattattataaatccATTAGAATTCCCAAATCAAAATTTGTTATCATCTTTGGATGTCGGATGGATCGTTAGACATCACTACCAACGATTAAACATATGAGATccaaattttgaaaaagcAAAATTAAGTTTTGCATTTGCCGAGTATGACAATGCTTGACCTGCTTGTTTTTGTTCACCCTATTTTATAAAGGATATTTccttaaaattaaataaaattttattatttttaaaataaattgattTGTTTTGGTAATTTACCAACTATAAATtcgataattttttttaatttgtcaATTTTTCAACATATTAgctactttttttatgtttattaatatttacattttttatcataacttaaaaaattttttagtcAATTTAATTAACAATTGGACATATCCAAAAAGAGGaatgtcttttttttaaaaaatataaaatttttatttttcccaAAATGCTACGCATGTATGTGTGTATCAAATTTAGTATGACTAGTTCAGGTAGGTAgccatataaattatatcctctttctttattatgCAAGCTTCTTCAAATTTACTTGAGTAAGCAATTGGGACATCTTTAGTACATAACCTTACAggtttttttgataaaatagaaGAAAAGTTTTCAACAATTTGAGAATATAATTCAGCTCCTATACCCCCAAAACCTGCAGATTCATCTAAaattaaacatttttttgttttctttaatGAATATTCAATTGTTTCTAAATCAAAAGGttttaatgaaattaaaTCAATAATTTCTGCATCTATCCCAATATTAGTAAGTTCTTTTGAAGCTTCTACTGCTAAATGTCTAGTGATTCCATAACATAATATAGTTAAATcgtttcctttttttacaacTTCTGCTTTATCAATAGGTAAAGTATATGGTAAAATTGGAATttcttcttctttattatataataatacatgctctaaaaataaaacaggATTATTTTCTCTTATTGCTGATTTTAATAATCCTCTAGCATTAAATGGTGTTGAACATgcaacaattttaattccAGGAATACTCATAATATAGGATTCAATTCTTTGTGAATGCTCAGGACCTAATTGTTTACCTATTCCTCCTGGCCCTCTAATTACTATAGGTATATTAAATTGCCCATCACACATATATCTTAACATACATGCATTATTAGATATTTGATTAAAAgctaaaattaaaaaagataaattcATTCCTTCAATTATTGGTCTTAAACCATTTATTGAGGATCCTATACCTAAACCCATAAATGCATTTTCACATATTGGCGTATCTAATACTCTTGCAAATCCAAATAGATGTgctaaattttttgttacatTATATGATCCACCATATAATCCTACATCCTCTCCTAAaacaaatacatttttatcacgTTTCATTTCTTCATATGTTGCCATATGTAATGCTTCgcttatatttctttttattttaatattttccaaCTCTTTCTTATAATCTTGAACTGTATCTATTTTACTTAAAttaacattttcattttgcccccttttaataatattcttaTTTACCCCATTAAATAGGTATCCACATTTATTTCCTACAACTACTTTTGATTTACATACACATGTCAGGCATTGCcagacaaaaataaaaataatcacTTTCCACATGTTCAACTAAAAGGTTAAGCTACTCTCTTTATGCTTGTTTTTCTACCTGTTTATTCTTTTTGTGCAATACCTTGGGAAGAGACAGAGAGAAAATAAAGCAAATATCAATCGTCactatattaaataaatcgTTATTAAATATGACTAACActttactattattttgttaaaatcAATCGTAAAAGATAGTCCAATTAATTGTTGtcgaattttattttttcttatataatCATACTAAGCAGGTATCCCTAATTtgtgtaaaaatatgtatcattaatttttttttatttttagctagtttatttttttaaattttattttcaactAGTACACCCTTCTTAGTGGCATATGCCCACTATTCTCAcattaacaaaattatccTTAAATATATCTAAAGTTTGGTTTGCTTTTATTTCGCATATTATTAAAGTCTTTAAGCAAAGGTTTTACACACACATATCagattaaaattttttttgttgtacagtttgtttttttttttttcaattttttttttttgcgaTCATAGAAGGTGTGCTCTTTTCTCCTTACAACAACTTATACATGcacaataaataaataaataatttcgatttattttttataaaattcagATCATTTTAGTGTATGTAGATAATACCATTATGTACCAGTAacacattattttatttactttttgggctctcttttatttttagaaaaaatcaGAAATATAAGGAGAAAACAAGAATGAACACCACACATTTTGTCcctatatatgttttaatttgttcttttattatatttacaaatgcCATTTTTCGAAATAATTAGCATTTCAgcttccttttttttttgtatctAATAAATGTGTATCATTAAGATTTAATAGCAAAgatacattattttcatttgctACTCtctttaatttatttatattatattttaaattatttttgctCATGCCTTTTTTGCTActttgaatattttcacCATCTAAAAGTTTAAGTAATTCCAAATTACAagcatttaattttaaatatggtaaaatatattttttaaatttattttttccttttcttgTTAGCccattataaatattatcattaaacAGATCAATAGAATTCTCAGATTTCCCATCAAATATGTCAcgtcaatatatttttatatcgaaaatggaaatacaTCCACATGTTTGTTGTTTCAAAAATCTGTTAAACGAAAAAAGTTCTATAAAATAGTTCCaataaacttaaaaaaaaaaattatattttttacccTAAAATAATGCAACTTTTGAATATGAGCAAAGGCGGA
This region of Plasmodium chabaudi chabaudi strain AS genome assembly, chromosome: 13 genomic DNA includes:
- a CDS encoding pyruvate dehydrogenase E1 component subunit beta, putative, translating into MWKVIIFIFVWQCLTCVCKSKVVVGNKCGYLFNGVNKNIIKRGQNENVNLSKIDTVQDYKKELENIKIKRNISEALHMATYEEMKRDKNVFVLGEDVGLYGGSYNVTKNLAHLFGFARVLDTPICENAFMGLGIGSSINGLRPIIEGMNLSFLILAFNQISNNACMLRYMCDGQFNIPIVIRGPGGIGKQLGPEHSQRIESYIMSIPGIKIVACSTPFNARGLLKSAIRENNPVLFLEHVLLYNKEEEIPILPYTLPIDKAEVVKKGNDLTILCYGITRHLAVEASKELTNIGIDAEIIDLISLKPFDLETIEYSLKKTKKCLILDESAGFGGIGAELYSQIVENFSSILSKKPVRLCTKDVPIAYSSKFEEACIIKKEDIIYMATYLN